GCCCCCCCACAACCCGCCCCATGTGTCTTCCAAGCAGTGGCTGGGGAGTAGGGAGGGATGGAAGCCCCCCGCCAGCACCATCGACTCCTCCATGGCACCCATGCCACAACCTGCCCCCGTCCTCGGCAGCATGATGGGGGAGGTGGGTCAGCACAAGCACCACGTCCCGGCTCAGCAGGGCCAGATCCGGCTTCAGATCCCCCAGGAAAAGGCGCAGCCCCCCGGCGGGACAGCACCCGTACCCAGGTTAAACAAAGGCAATTTATCCCATGGGGGTTTCCTGACCGTCCCCCGCAGCCATGCTGCCGGGCAGGGGGGGCACCCGCTGCTCTGGGCGCTCGgaggttgttgggggggggggacggtcgGTAAAAATAACCGTGAGGACGGAGGCGGGGACTGGATCTGGGCCCGAGCGATCCCGGCCGGGGCTGCTATAAAAAGAAAGAGCGACCACTTCTCACCTCTCCGGGCAGCAGCGGGCGGGCGGCTGAGGGATTGGGTGCCGCGGGAGCAGCACCCCGACCCCGCGCTCGCCGCGGGGTGCAGGTAACGCTTCTCGGCTGGGCTCCTGGGAGGTTTGCTCCCAGACGGGGACCTCTGGGCTGCCGGGGCTGCACTGTTTAACGCAAGTAACGGGGTCGGGGTCTCGGCCCATGACGGGGTCGAGGTCTTAGCCGGCGCTGGGAGGTGTGCCGAGCGGGGTGTCCCTGGCCGAGGATGCAACCTTGGGGGGGGGTGATTTTCCCAAGCCTGCCCCCCTGCTTCTCTCCTCAGACCTTCCCAGGCCCCGCTGCCCTCTCTGAGCTgacccagctccttctcctccactTCCCCAGCCGCTTGCAGAGGAACCGGCTGCTTCCCCGCACGTGGCACTGCAGCGTCTGGGGTCTTCCCCTGGGGAGGCTCTGCCCTCCATGGAGCATCTGGTGCTGGGTTTGGTGCTGCTGGCCAGGATCCTGGCCGCCGGCAACCCCCTGCACTGGCGAGACCGCGAGCCCGTGAAGGAGGTGGCACTGGATGTGGCCCCCACCTCCTTCGACGACCAGTACAGGGGCTGCGGCCGCATgatggaggaggagctggaggagctgaacCGTACCGAGTTTGCCAACAACAGGATCTACGCCGAGGCCTGGACTCAGGCCGCTGCCGAATGGCGGAGCCGGCGGGGCCGCGACCCCCAGCCACCAGCGCTGCAGCCGGAGCAGATGGTGGCCGTCATGGCGTACACCCTGCAGGGACCCCTGCACCAGGCGTTCAACGCGGCCGTGCGCGAGGCCGGGCGCTCCCGCGAGGAATACCTGAGCACCTTCCACTTCAAGGTGCTGCATTTTCTCCTGAGCGAGGCCCTGCGCACCCTGCGGGACGCCCAGCCCCACCGCTGCTACCGCGTCTACCGTGGAGTCCAGGGCATCCGCTTCACCGCCCGGCACCAACAGAGCGTCCGCTTTGGCCACTTCACCTCCACCTCCCTCCAGAAAAATAGGACCCTGCCCTTCGGCCAGGACACCTTCTTCTCGGTGGACACCTGCTACGGCGTCCCCATCAGGAACTTCTCCTTcttccccgaggaggaggaggtcctCGTCCCGCCCTTCGAGAGCTTCGAGGTCACCAACGTCACCCACAGTGGGGACAGAGCCCTCATCCAGCTCCGCTCCCGGGCCGCGTTCAGCACCTACAACTGCGAATGGGTGAAAGGTGACATCTCCTGCGACCGTCCCTccccaccacaggctgcaggggatggggagggggtggggggtctgCCGGCAAGGGGGACCTCGAtcggggaaggggcggggggggaggagttTGACTTCGGGTGTGCGTCTTCACACGTCTTCCAGCTGCTCTCCCCCGGGGTTTGCAATGGGGGTCCTtggcggcacggcacggcatggcatggcccAGCACGGTACGTTAGGGTACAGCATGGCATGATGCggcataggatgtgttgggttggaaggcacctttaaaggttatctagtccaaagATGCCGTGGCATGGCATGGCCCAGGACAGCACGGCATGACGTGGCATAGTGCAGGACAGCACGGCACAGCATTGCACGGCATGGCACCGTGTGGCCTGCAATGCGGGGCATGGCACGGgtcagcacggcatggcacggcacggcatggcacggcacggcacagcgtgGCATGGCACGATGTGGCATGGTACAGGGGAGCGTGGCATGGCATGACATCGTGCAggacagcatggcacggcacagcatagcatggcatggcatggcgtgGTGCAGGACGGCATGACATGGctcagcacagcatggcacggcatggtGTGGTGCAGGACAcaatggcacggcatggcatggcatggcatggcacaggggAGCATGGCATGGTGTGGCGTGGTGCAGgacagcacagcatggcacgttagggcacagcatggcatggcattgcatggcatggcacaggacggcatggcacggcacggcacagcacagcatggcatggcgtGGCGTGGTGCAGgacagcacagcatggcacgtTAGGGCACAGCATGGCGTGGCGTGGCGCGGTGCAGGACAGCAGGGCATggccgggctggggcagggagcgtGCAGCGGCCGCGCAGACGGAGTTGCTTTCTTTGGCAGAGAAGCGATGCCAGAACCAGACGTGCGACTTCAGCGCAGGTGAGCCCGGGGTCCCCGCTGCAGACGGGGAGGGTGCCCCTGGCCgggtcccccccccggctgcccctgACCCCCTCTCTGACCCCCCCCAGGCAGGAGCGTTGCCGGGGACCCCCGGCTCCTCTGGGGGCTCCTCCTGGCAGCCACGGCCCTGGCAGCCGCTGGGAGCCCCTGAGCCACGATGGCACCGCTGCCACGGCCCCACGGCGAGGGAGAGAGGCCGGGGATGGCAGCCACCAGCTTCACCCAGACGGTGGGACAGGACAGGGCagcagatggggctgggggtgtggggacagccccgctgcaccccctgtgcccagctcagccctgccatGGTGCCACTAGCCCCGGGACGCACTGGCAGCCCTGCGGACACCGTTG
Above is a window of Larus michahellis chromosome 1, bLarMic1.1, whole genome shotgun sequence DNA encoding:
- the ART1 gene encoding GPI-linked NAD(P)(+)--arginine ADP-ribosyltransferase 1 isoform X1, encoding MEHLVLGLVLLARILAAGNPLHWRDREPVKEVALDVAPTSFDDQYRGCGRMMEEELEELNRTEFANNRIYAEAWTQAAAEWRSRRGRDPQPPALQPEQMVAVMAYTLQGPLHQAFNAAVREAGRSREEYLSTFHFKVLHFLLSEALRTLRDAQPHRCYRVYRGVQGIRFTARHQQSVRFGHFTSTSLQKNRTLPFGQDTFFSVDTCYGVPIRNFSFFPEEEEVLVPPFESFEVTNVTHSGDRALIQLRSRAAFSTYNCEWVKEKRCQNQTCDFSAGRSVAGDPRLLWGLLLAATALAAAGSP
- the ART1 gene encoding GPI-linked NAD(P)(+)--arginine ADP-ribosyltransferase 1 isoform X2; this encodes MEHLVLGLVLLARILAAGNPLHWRDREPVKEVALDVAPTSFDDQYRGCGRMMEEELEELNRTEFANNRIYAEAWTQAAAEWRSRRGRDPQPPALQPEQMVAVMAYTLQGPLHQAFNAAVREAGRSREEYLSTFHFKKNRTLPFGQDTFFSVDTCYGVPIRNFSFFPEEEEVLVPPFESFEVTNVTHSGDRALIQLRSRAAFSTYNCEWVKEKRCQNQTCDFSAGRSVAGDPRLLWGLLLAATALAAAGSP